CCGCAGTTCGGCCAGCCGCCCGAAGGCCGCCGTGAAGTCCTGGGCGTCGCGGATGGCGCTGCCGATGTGCACGTGCAGCCCCAGCGCGGTGTGTCCGGCCCCGCGAAGCGCCTCCAGCACCCGTGGGGCCTGCACCAGCGTCACGCCAAATTTGCTACCCGCCGCGCCGGTCGCCAGATGGTCATGGGTGCTGACCTCCAGCGCCGGGTTGACCCGCACCAGCGCCCGCGAGTGGGGGGGCAGCAGGCCCACCTCCTCCTCGCGGTCCACGATGAACGTCGCGCCCAGCCGCGCACCCGACACGTACTCCGCGCCGGATTTGGCAGGGCCGTTGACCAGAATCTGCCCGCCCGATGCGCCCACCGCCTCGGCGCGGGCCAGTTCGCCGGGGCTGACGCACTCGAAGCCCACCCCGGCAGCCTGCAAGCGGCGCAGCAGCGTGAGATTGGGGTTGGCCTTCATGGCGTAGTACACCCGTGCCGGGCCGAAGGCAGCACGCACCCGCGCCAGGGCAGCGTCCAGCTCGGCAGCGTCGTAGACGTACAGCGGCGTGCCGAAGCGTTCGGCCGCCGCGTGGAGGGCAGGGGTGGGAATGGTCACGGCGCACAGTGTAGGGGGTCCAGCAGGACCAGAGGCCGTCAGCCTGGCCCTTCCTGCCGCCGCGCCCTGACCGCCTGAAAGGTGGCCCTGAGCAGCCGCGCCGCCTCGCTGGCCCGCACGCCGCCCGTCACGGTGGGGGC
This DNA window, taken from Deinococcus aerolatus, encodes the following:
- the lysA gene encoding diaminopimelate decarboxylase, whose amino-acid sequence is MTIPTPALHAAAERFGTPLYVYDAAELDAALARVRAAFGPARVYYAMKANPNLTLLRRLQAAGVGFECVSPGELARAEAVGASGGQILVNGPAKSGAEYVSGARLGATFIVDREEEVGLLPPHSRALVRVNPALEVSTHDHLATGAAGSKFGVTLVQAPRVLEALRGAGHTALGLHVHIGSAIRDAQDFTAAFGRLAELRAETGPLAVLDAGGGWGLDADLHGIAREAWAAARAFDADLWVEPGRYLVARAGTLLTRVVGHKRTGRNFCLVDAGMTELLRPMLYGAEHPVTALWEGTDCGVWDIAGPACESGDLLARDVSLPTPRRGDLLAIGEAGAYGAAMASTYLSRSRPAEALYEPGAADGTDWTVIRRRETPQDIWAMELGRNR